Proteins encoded by one window of Astatotilapia calliptera chromosome 13, fAstCal1.2, whole genome shotgun sequence:
- the cst7 gene encoding cystatin-F, which produces MEVKMLLLVFVLAALEGTLVSGWHHHPSMPGSPHNISKNDRGLQQVVLNATYFFNNESNDAFLFKPATIDRAQKQIVKGVRYMADFQISRTVCRKRDKNNDLSRCDFQPPGPLHQVFQCHVDVWMIPWEKPQKKNFNLLCKQ; this is translated from the exons ATGGAGGTGAAGATGCTGCTGCTCGTGTTTGTGCTCGCCGCTCTGG AGGGAACGTTGGTGTCTGGCTGGCATCATCACCCCTCCATGCCCGGGTCCCCACACAACATCAGCAAGAATGACCGTGGCCTCCAGCAGGTTGTCCTCAACGCCACCTACTTCTTCAACAACGAATCAAATGACGCCTTCCTCTTCAAACCCGCCACCATCGACAGAGCACAGAAGCAG attgTTAAAGGAGTTCGGTACATGGCAGATTTTCAGATTTCCAGAACGGTGTGTCGTAAACGGGACAAGAACAACGACCTGTCCAGGTGTGACTTCCAGCCACCCGGTCCGCTCCACCAG gtgtttcagtgtCACGTGGATGTTTGGATGATTCCTTGGGaaaaaccacagaagaagaatttCAACTTACTTTGCAAACAGTGA
- the syndig1 gene encoding synapse differentiation-inducing gene protein 1, with amino-acid sequence MEGGGNKESRGEEPETSSGLGRVSRRGGGEACRQNGLINTHRLGAEPREVLLSVYSAPQYQGHVVVSTSPQQEHSRGPPQLLNPSTLLPQHGVPDPHLRPAPGLFLCPESVLRAWGEAGGGDCCETTFIEGLGPEASSSSAAAVSTKEVLLFADGKYLEFSGEEAKIHTLSYDIDDDDDFQELESDYSSESESEDAFLLMPPRDHLGLSVFSMLCCFWPLGIAAFYLSHETNKAVSKGDFHLASSSSRRALFLAVLSITIGTGIYVGVAVALIAYLSKNHHW; translated from the exons ATGGAAGGTGGAGGAAACAAGGAGAGCCGAGGAGAAGAGCCTGAAACCTCCTCCGGGCTTGGGAGAGTCTcacggagaggaggaggagaagcctGCAGACAAAATGGCCTGATCAACACGCACAGGCTGGGGGCGGAGCCTCGGGAGGTGCTACTGTCAGTGTACTCTGCTCCTCAGTATCAGGGTCACGTGGTGGTGAGCACCTCCCCTCAGCAGGAGCACAGCAGGGGTCCTCCCCAGCTTCTGAACCCCAGCACTCTCCTGCCCCAGCATGGGGTGCCAGACCCTCACCTCAGGCCGGCCCCCGGCCTCTTCCTGTGCCCGGAGAGTGTCCTGCGGGCCTGGGGGGAGGCTGGGGGAGGCGACTGCTGTGAGACCACCTTCATAGAGGGACTTGGACCAGAagcctcctcttcttctgccGCCGCCGTCTCCACAAAGGAGGTGCTGCTGTTTGCTGATGGGAAGTATCTGGAGTTTTCTGGTGAGGAGGCAAAGATTCACACACTGTCCTATGACATCGACGACGATGACGACTTCCAGGAGCTCGAG AGCGATTACTCCAGCGAATCAGAGAGCGAGGACGCCTTCCTGCTGATGCCTCCCAGAGATCACCTGGGCCTCAGCGTCTTCTCCATGCTCTGCTGCTTCTGGCCGCTCGGCATCGCCGCCTTCTACCTGTCACACGAG ACCAACAAGGCAGTTTCCAAAGGAGACTTTCACCTGGCCAGCTCCAGCTCCAGGCGGGCTCTCTTCCTCGCCGTCCTGTCAATTACCATCGGGACAGGTATCTATGTGGGCGTGGCCGTGGCGCTCATCGCCTACCTCTCCAAGAATCACCACTGGTAG